From a region of the Halanaerobium hydrogeniformans genome:
- a CDS encoding chromate transporter: protein MFITFFKIGLFTFGGGLAMIPIMEKEFVDKQGWVDKEKFVNAISITQTVPGAVAINMSIFFGYNIAGFAGALVAAIGIALPSFFVILTIAIVFRNFNDYVIVQNILRGIRPAVVGLIIYAGLDLAKYIEWDPPLAATISLVLLIGLTFAVNPAFLILMAIFFGSISYKKDYFIKLKNKVQRNYKKVDRV from the coding sequence ATGTTTATAACCTTTTTTAAAATAGGACTTTTTACCTTTGGTGGCGGACTCGCAATGATTCCAATTATGGAAAAAGAATTTGTTGATAAACAGGGTTGGGTTGATAAAGAAAAGTTTGTAAATGCTATCTCTATCACTCAAACTGTACCAGGTGCAGTAGCAATTAATATGTCCATATTTTTTGGTTATAATATTGCCGGTTTTGCCGGAGCATTAGTAGCAGCTATTGGGATTGCTTTACCATCATTTTTTGTGATTTTAACAATAGCTATAGTTTTTAGAAACTTTAATGATTATGTAATTGTTCAGAACATTTTAAGAGGAATTCGTCCAGCAGTTGTGGGCTTAATTATTTATGCAGGTCTTGATTTAGCAAAATATATAGAATGGGATCCACCTTTAGCCGCAACCATTAGTCTAGTTCTTTTAATTGGTTTAACTTTCGCTGTAAATCCAGCATTTTTAATTCTTATGGCAATATTTTTCGGCTCAATTTCTTACAAAAAAGATTATTTCATAAAGCTAAAAAATAAAGTGCAGAGAAATTATAAAAAAGTGGATCGGGTATAA
- a CDS encoding IS3 family transposase (programmed frameshift), with protein MEENIMPTKYPEEIKRKVVALANNGKNQTEILNEYGMARSTLHKWIKDYNNSGSFSAKDNRSDKEKELIKLQKENKQLKMENDIFKASGADNGTKVAVIKANRDKYSISAMCRALNISRGMVYYTPKKKQVNIELESEIIRIFKENKTHYGTRKIKRKLAKKGYQVSRRRIGKIMKKYDLVSTYTKKQYKVHSPSCNEDKIANVVNREFDKKEALDVVVSDLTYVNVKGKWNYICLIIDLFNREFVGYAAGKKKNAELVTEAFKSIKRPLDQINILHTDRGNEFKNKAIDDILDNFDIERSLSNKGCPYDNAVAEAAFKVVKTEFAYDRIFNSFQELEYELFDYVNWYNNHRIHGSLDYLTPVEYRYLMFDKKLL; from the exons ATGGAGGAAAATATCATGCCTACAAAATATCCTGAAGAAATCAAAAGAAAGGTTGTTGCTCTGGCCAATAATGGTAAAAATCAAACTGAAATACTCAATGAATATGGAATGGCAAGGTCCACACTTCATAAATGGATAAAAGACTATAATAACTCAGGGTCATTCAGCGCTAAAGATAATAGATCTGATAAAGAAAAAGAATTAATTAAATTACAAAAAGAAAACAAGCAGCTTAAAATGGAGAATGATATTT TTAAAGCAAGCGGCGCTGATAATGGGACGAAAGTAGCAGTCATTAAGGCAAACAGGGATAAATACAGTATCAGCGCCATGTGCAGAGCACTCAATATATCAAGGGGGATGGTTTATTATACCCCTAAGAAAAAACAGGTTAACATTGAACTGGAAAGTGAAATAATTAGAATCTTTAAAGAAAATAAAACTCATTATGGAACCAGAAAAATCAAAAGAAAACTAGCTAAAAAAGGCTATCAGGTATCCAGACGCAGAATAGGTAAAATAATGAAAAAATATGATCTGGTTTCCACTTACACTAAAAAGCAATACAAAGTCCATTCTCCAAGCTGTAATGAAGATAAAATAGCTAATGTTGTAAACAGAGAATTTGATAAAAAAGAAGCTCTAGATGTTGTTGTCAGTGACCTAACCTATGTTAATGTAAAGGGCAAATGGAACTATATCTGCCTGATAATTGACCTCTTTAACCGCGAATTTGTTGGTTATGCAGCAGGCAAAAAGAAAAATGCTGAATTAGTAACTGAGGCTTTTAAAAGTATTAAAAGACCACTGGATCAAATTAATATTTTACATACTGACAGAGGTAATGAATTTAAAAATAAAGCAATCGATGATATTTTAGACAACTTCGATATTGAGCGTTCTTTAAGCAATAAAGGCTGTCCTTATGATAATGCAGTTGCAGAAGCAGCCTTCAAAGTAGTTAAGACTGAATTTGCTTATGATAGAATCTTTAATAGTTTTCAAGAGCTGGAATATGAGCTATTTGACTATGTTAACTGGTATAATAACCACAGAATCCACGGGTCATTAGATTACCTAACACCTGTTGAATATAGATATTTAATGTTCGATAAAAAATTGTTGTAA
- a CDS encoding chromate transporter: MLEIIIALMRSFFKVGLFGFGGGYAMISLLQRELERYGWLTMQEFVDIIAIAQMTPGAIAVNSGTFVGFKSTSSVLGAFFATLAVITPSFILVLLLAHYYKKIKDSDYINAVIRYIRPTVIGLIILAALSLVKTSIIDIQTFIISVSVLGIMIKTNINPITLIVLAGVSGALIY, translated from the coding sequence ATGCTGGAAATAATAATTGCTTTAATGAGATCGTTTTTTAAAGTTGGTTTGTTTGGCTTCGGTGGCGGTTATGCTATGATATCACTTTTACAGAGGGAATTAGAAAGATATGGCTGGCTAACCATGCAAGAATTTGTTGATATAATCGCTATTGCCCAGATGACACCAGGAGCTATTGCTGTAAATAGTGGTACTTTTGTTGGTTTTAAATCAACTTCAAGTGTTTTAGGAGCATTTTTTGCAACTTTAGCTGTTATAACACCCTCATTTATTCTAGTTTTACTCTTAGCTCATTACTATAAGAAAATAAAGGATTCTGATTATATAAATGCTGTAATTAGATATATAAGACCAACCGTAATCGGTTTGATTATTTTAGCAGCACTTTCACTGGTTAAAACAAGTATTATCGATATTCAGACATTTATAATTTCAGTATCAGTACTGGGAATAATGATAAAAACAAATATTAATCCAATTACCTTAATTGTTTTAGCAGGAGTTTCAGGAGCACTAATATATTAA
- a CDS encoding flavin reductase, translated as MKKIEFNQVLNNYREVLPQGVFLTTKADGEVNTMTMGWGTVGYIWNQNIIMAPVRKSRHTHQLIENSDYFTASVPLNGQLKKELQFCGTKSGRDYDKIDELNLELLEVEECEVPVIKGNDLHFIARIKYKQDMNIDKLAKDIVEKKYPKQDMHTFYYGEVVAVYQE; from the coding sequence ATGAAAAAAATAGAATTTAATCAGGTTTTAAATAATTATAGAGAAGTTCTGCCCCAGGGAGTATTTTTAACCACTAAAGCAGATGGAGAAGTTAATACAATGACCATGGGCTGGGGCACTGTTGGATATATATGGAATCAAAATATTATAATGGCACCAGTGAGAAAGTCCAGACATACCCATCAATTAATAGAAAACAGTGATTATTTTACAGCTAGTGTACCCTTAAATGGACAGCTAAAAAAAGAACTGCAATTTTGTGGAACTAAGTCGGGTAGAGATTATGATAAAATTGACGAATTAAATTTAGAATTACTTGAAGTAGAAGAATGTGAAGTTCCAGTGATAAAAGGAAATGATCTTCATTTTATTGCCAGGATAAAATATAAACAGGATATGAACATAGATAAACTGGCAAAAGATATAGTTGAAAAAAAATATCCCAAGCAAGATATGCATACATTTTATTATGGAGAGGTAGTTGCAGTATATCAGGAGTAA
- a CDS encoding YneB family resolvase-like protein → MKKAVIYTRVSTQKDSQKSSLKRQKDELLSYAAKNDLKIIKIVEEKESGFNESRPGILEVLDLIKRNKAEILLIQDSSRLGRGNAKMALIHQITKMEAEIHTLADKGAIALNDLEKMILEILSVVENYQQELRNKNISRAMKKKINSGDFNPAANLKNIDQGGRDRKEVPLKEIIRLRSLDLTFKDIAATLKGLGYDVSKSTVHRRYQEYKNKKESDQEIKQL, encoded by the coding sequence ATAAAAAAAGCAGTTATTTATACAAGGGTTAGTACTCAAAAAGATAGCCAGAAAAGCAGCTTAAAGCGCCAAAAAGATGAGCTTTTAAGCTATGCAGCAAAAAATGATTTAAAAATTATTAAAATTGTAGAAGAAAAAGAAAGTGGTTTTAATGAAAGCAGACCTGGTATTTTAGAAGTTTTAGATCTTATAAAGAGAAATAAAGCTGAAATACTTTTAATCCAGGATAGCAGTCGTTTAGGCAGGGGTAATGCAAAGATGGCTTTGATCCATCAAATAACGAAAATGGAGGCAGAAATACATACCCTAGCTGATAAAGGAGCGATAGCGTTAAATGATTTAGAAAAAATGATTTTAGAAATTTTATCAGTAGTCGAAAACTATCAACAGGAATTAAGGAATAAAAATATCAGTAGAGCTATGAAAAAAAAGATAAACTCTGGCGATTTTAATCCTGCAGCAAATTTAAAAAATATTGATCAGGGTGGTAGAGATCGCAAAGAAGTTCCTTTAAAAGAAATTATAAGATTAAGGAGCTTAGATTTAACATTTAAAGATATTGCTGCTACCTTAAAAGGGCTTGGCTATGATGTTTCTAAATCTACTGTACACAGAAGATATCAGGAATATAAAAATAAAAAAGAAAGTGATCAAGAAATTAAGCAGCTTTAG
- the yneA gene encoding cell division suppressor protein YneA, with product MTYSKGYSINNKDFLKKEAEKKGVKLIFNFLLIISLILFITLILISAFSLIGFGEDNSEAPVHEVKSGDTLWTIAASYYDHNIDIRKAIYNIKQANDIDSAIITPGKKLIIPINK from the coding sequence ATGACCTATAGCAAAGGGTATTCAATAAATAATAAGGATTTTCTTAAAAAAGAGGCTGAAAAAAAAGGAGTGAAACTTATATTTAACTTTTTACTTATAATTTCACTTATATTATTTATTACGCTAATACTTATTAGTGCTTTTTCTTTAATTGGTTTTGGAGAAGATAATAGTGAAGCACCTGTCCATGAGGTTAAAAGTGGTGATACATTATGGACAATTGCAGCTTCATATTATGATCATAATATAGATATTAGAAAAGCAATTTATAATATCAAACAGGCCAATGATATTGATTCTGCAATAATTACTCCCGGTAAAAAATTGATAATTCCAATAAACAAATAG
- the lexA gene encoding transcriptional repressor LexA — MEELSKRQKSILNFIMDEIKTKGYPPSVREIGKAVGLKSPASVHSHLKTLEKLKYLRRDPSKPRAIEVIYNKNDENKSNKEMIEIPLVGKVTAGAPILAEENIEDYFPLPLGYIKVGNNDVFMLRVSGDSMINAGIHDGDYVIAEKQSYAENAQIVIALIEDEATVKRFYKDNNNIRLQPENPAYEPIISKDVKVLGKVIGLYRRFDQ, encoded by the coding sequence ATGGAAGAACTATCTAAAAGACAGAAAAGTATTTTAAATTTTATTATGGATGAAATTAAAACAAAAGGATATCCCCCTTCTGTTCGTGAAATAGGTAAGGCTGTCGGGCTTAAATCTCCTGCTTCTGTTCACAGTCATCTAAAAACTTTAGAAAAACTTAAATATTTACGCAGAGATCCCTCTAAACCGAGAGCTATTGAGGTTATATATAATAAAAATGATGAAAATAAAAGTAATAAAGAGATGATAGAAATACCTTTGGTAGGTAAAGTAACAGCTGGAGCTCCTATATTGGCAGAAGAAAACATAGAGGACTACTTTCCTCTACCCTTAGGATATATTAAGGTTGGTAATAATGATGTTTTTATGCTGAGAGTTAGCGGAGATAGTATGATAAATGCTGGAATACATGATGGAGATTATGTTATTGCAGAAAAGCAAAGTTATGCAGAAAATGCCCAGATTGTGATTGCATTAATTGAAGATGAAGCAACCGTTAAAAGATTTTATAAAGACAATAATAATATAAGGCTCCAGCCTGAAAATCCGGCTTATGAGCCAATAATATCAAAAGATGTTAAGGTTTTAGGAAAAGTAATAGGTTTATATAGAAGGTTTGATCAATAA
- a CDS encoding uracil-DNA glycosylase, translating to MLFDQNGNFSIQQLFSYPNDNYQKLKEKALKCTRCQLREGCSNVVMGEGNLDNKIMLIGEGPGATEDRMARPFVGRAGKLMDKILQSVNLKRDEIYITNVVKCRPPDNRVPYKKEVKACSAILKAEIELIEPKVVVTLGSTATNFLLNPEDSITKMRGKWLKRGDIYFLATFHPAYLLRNENMKKYSWHDFKLIKKAADRIIELSSSGDL from the coding sequence ATGTTATTTGATCAAAACGGTAATTTTTCAATTCAACAACTATTTTCATATCCAAATGATAATTATCAAAAATTAAAAGAAAAAGCTTTAAAATGTACTCGCTGTCAGCTTAGAGAAGGCTGTTCTAATGTTGTTATGGGGGAAGGGAATCTAGATAATAAAATCATGCTGATTGGCGAAGGACCTGGTGCAACCGAAGATAGAATGGCCAGGCCCTTTGTAGGTAGAGCAGGAAAGCTGATGGATAAAATACTGCAAAGTGTTAATTTAAAAAGAGATGAAATTTATATCACCAATGTTGTTAAATGTAGACCTCCTGATAATAGAGTTCCTTATAAAAAAGAAGTTAAAGCCTGTTCTGCAATTTTAAAAGCAGAAATAGAGCTAATTGAACCTAAAGTTGTTGTAACTCTAGGTAGTACAGCAACGAATTTTCTTTTGAATCCAGAAGATTCAATTACAAAAATGAGAGGAAAATGGTTAAAAAGAGGAGATATATACTTTTTAGCTACCTTTCATCCTGCCTATTTATTACGCAATGAAAATATGAAGAAATATAGCTGGCATGATTTTAAATTAATAAAAAAAGCCGCTGATAGGATTATAGAATTATCCAGCAGCGGAGATTTATAA
- the hfq gene encoding RNA chaperone Hfq produces MNSKINYQDHILNHVYENQIEVVVYFVNGYQLKGKISAYDNFTIILRSDQRDQMIYKHAISTIAPVEKISGLLDLDQEKE; encoded by the coding sequence ATGAATAGCAAAATTAATTATCAGGATCACATTTTAAACCATGTTTATGAAAATCAAATTGAAGTTGTTGTGTATTTTGTTAATGGTTATCAGTTAAAAGGTAAGATTTCAGCCTATGACAATTTTACAATTATTTTAAGAAGTGATCAGAGGGATCAGATGATATACAAGCATGCCATTTCTACTATTGCTCCTGTAGAAAAGATTAGTGGTCTCCTTGACCTTGATCAAGAAAAGGAGTAG
- a CDS encoding thioredoxin family protein → MKENLKKEVKSISNGKDFKKLLKKEEKLLVLFSNDSCGYCQMAENNIKKILDSFQGLTLYKLKLSDAPEIFEEYNIKSVPVTKVFIKQKAAYTAFGIRPPSDIYYQLKSFFKSSDSYFKELSKNN, encoded by the coding sequence ATGAAAGAGAACTTAAAAAAAGAAGTGAAATCAATTTCTAACGGAAAAGATTTTAAAAAACTGCTTAAAAAAGAAGAAAAACTATTAGTTTTATTTTCTAATGATAGCTGTGGTTACTGTCAAATGGCAGAAAACAATATTAAAAAAATATTAGATTCTTTTCAGGGACTAACACTTTACAAATTAAAATTAAGTGATGCACCTGAAATATTCGAAGAATATAATATTAAGTCGGTTCCAGTTACCAAAGTTTTTATAAAGCAAAAAGCAGCCTATACAGCCTTTGGAATCAGACCACCCAGTGATATTTACTATCAGTTGAAATCATTTTTTAAAAGCTCTGATTCTTATTTTAAAGAACTTTCTAAAAATAATTAA
- the miaA gene encoding tRNA (adenosine(37)-N6)-dimethylallyltransferase MiaA, with protein MRDLIVLTGATAVGKTELSLEVADRLEAEIISTDSMQIYKEMDIGTAKAAQKVQEKIKHHLLDFIEPDQDYSVSEFQKDADQAIKNIKSRGKIPILVGGTHLYIKAVLEGFMLPKIEADQDLRNRLEELAEKEGNKKVHQILAEKDPKTAQKLHPNDLRRVIRAIEIFNQTGKKKSVYKKEQKLRPPRYSVYKFALIRNRENLYQRINKRVDIMMEEGLLKEVEKLISNYDLSETAKQALGYKELIAYLNQEITLDKAVDEIKKRSRNFAKRQLTWLRKEDDLIVFNLDNERKESVVNTIIEIVKGERDYERELKKRSEINF; from the coding sequence ATGAGAGATTTAATTGTTTTAACTGGAGCTACTGCAGTTGGTAAAACTGAATTATCACTTGAAGTTGCAGACAGACTTGAAGCGGAAATAATATCTACTGACTCAATGCAGATTTATAAAGAAATGGATATTGGTACTGCTAAAGCAGCTCAAAAAGTACAGGAAAAAATAAAACATCATTTGCTCGATTTTATCGAACCTGATCAGGATTATTCAGTCTCAGAGTTTCAAAAAGATGCCGATCAGGCTATCAAGAATATTAAATCCAGAGGGAAAATCCCGATCTTAGTTGGGGGCACACATCTTTATATTAAAGCAGTACTGGAAGGTTTTATGCTGCCTAAAATTGAAGCTGATCAAGATTTGAGAAATCGACTGGAAGAGTTGGCAGAAAAAGAAGGCAACAAAAAAGTACATCAAATTCTGGCTGAAAAGGATCCTAAAACTGCCCAAAAACTTCATCCTAATGATCTCAGAAGAGTTATTAGAGCTATAGAGATATTTAATCAAACAGGCAAGAAAAAAAGTGTTTATAAAAAGGAACAAAAATTAAGACCACCTCGTTATAGTGTTTATAAATTTGCTCTAATAAGAAACCGTGAAAACTTATATCAAAGAATAAATAAGCGAGTAGACATTATGATGGAAGAAGGTCTGTTAAAAGAAGTAGAAAAATTAATTTCTAACTATGATTTAAGTGAAACAGCCAAACAGGCACTTGGCTATAAAGAACTGATTGCTTATTTAAATCAAGAAATTACTTTAGATAAAGCAGTAGATGAAATAAAAAAAAGAAGCCGTAATTTTGCCAAAAGACAGCTAACATGGTTAAGAAAAGAAGACGATTTGATTGTTTTTAACCTAGATAATGAAAGAAAAGAATCAGTAGTAAATACTATTATAGAGATTGTTAAAGGAGAAAGAGATTATGAAAGAGAACTTAAAAAAAGAAGTGAAATCAATTTCTAA
- the mutL gene encoding DNA mismatch repair endonuclease MutL has product MGEIKQLPQNVANQISAGEVVERPASIVKELIENSIDAGAKNIEVRVKEGGKKFIKVKDDGHGILPEDIKAAFNRYATSKIKDIDDLYSLYSLGFRGEALASIASVAEVEMLSRHKSKENGVKIRLKGGEVIENKPAASTIGTEVKVRDLFYNTPARYKYLKTTSTEFSHIIRIVNAEAVANNEISFKLYHNNKQLLSTPGNGKLKDCIYALYGEEIADNLLAIDIEDRYIKLSGYIARPEKTRAGRSHELFFANGRPIHNNLAAKAVENAYSKLIDPGRKPIVFLFIKINPILVDVNVHPTKKEVKFSRSQIIYDVISKGVRKTLKAADPTTRIKLNSSNDSKDNEVNTAPVYEKQVFKEQGRLKNISDQKKNMPFNKSRKHSAEELQKNINYSEKKEGLKEQFAEDVNREYLINNKSAKEDKFKFLAQIFNSYLLIETPEGLKIIDQHNAHERILYEKLYKEYDEKNTATQSLLIPVKIELTAEEKQLVDEYKQSFQELGIDFSEFGKNTILIQEVPVLLKNKSTRNIIEELIAELAEEGKTKSAAEMQKTMIEYLACRTAVKAGQPLNNQESLRIIKELFESENPYRCPHSRPVMINISREEIEKGIGR; this is encoded by the coding sequence ATGGGTGAAATTAAACAGCTGCCGCAAAATGTTGCCAATCAAATTTCTGCAGGAGAGGTTGTCGAAAGACCTGCTTCTATAGTTAAAGAACTGATTGAAAATTCTATCGATGCTGGAGCTAAAAATATTGAGGTTAGAGTAAAAGAAGGTGGCAAAAAATTTATAAAAGTAAAAGATGATGGACATGGTATTTTGCCTGAAGATATTAAAGCAGCTTTTAATCGTTATGCCACTAGTAAAATTAAAGATATTGATGATCTTTATTCTTTATACAGTCTGGGTTTTAGAGGTGAAGCTCTTGCCAGTATTGCTTCTGTTGCAGAGGTTGAAATGCTCAGTCGTCATAAAAGTAAAGAAAATGGAGTTAAAATTAGACTCAAAGGTGGAGAAGTTATTGAAAATAAGCCTGCTGCTTCAACTATCGGAACTGAAGTAAAGGTAAGAGATTTATTTTATAATACTCCTGCTAGATATAAGTATTTAAAAACAACTTCAACTGAATTTTCTCATATCATTCGAATTGTTAATGCTGAGGCGGTTGCGAATAATGAAATTAGTTTTAAATTATATCATAACAATAAACAGCTACTTTCAACCCCCGGTAATGGTAAGTTGAAGGACTGTATTTATGCCCTTTATGGAGAAGAAATAGCAGATAATTTATTAGCAATAGATATTGAAGACCGCTATATTAAATTAAGTGGGTATATTGCTAGACCTGAGAAAACAAGAGCCGGTAGAAGTCATGAATTGTTTTTTGCAAATGGTCGACCTATACACAATAATCTTGCTGCTAAAGCAGTAGAAAATGCGTACAGTAAATTGATCGATCCCGGCAGAAAACCTATTGTGTTTTTGTTTATAAAAATAAATCCTATTTTAGTTGATGTAAATGTACACCCTACCAAAAAAGAGGTTAAATTTAGTCGTAGTCAAATAATTTATGATGTGATTTCAAAAGGGGTTCGTAAAACTTTAAAAGCCGCTGATCCTACCACCAGGATTAAGTTGAATTCATCTAATGACAGTAAAGATAATGAAGTTAACACTGCACCTGTCTATGAAAAACAGGTATTTAAAGAACAGGGAAGACTAAAAAATATTTCTGATCAAAAAAAGAATATGCCATTTAATAAATCAAGAAAACATAGTGCCGAAGAACTCCAGAAAAATATTAATTACTCAGAAAAAAAAGAAGGGCTTAAAGAACAATTTGCAGAAGATGTTAACAGAGAATATTTGATTAATAATAAATCTGCTAAAGAAGACAAATTTAAGTTTTTAGCCCAAATTTTTAACAGCTATCTATTAATAGAAACCCCTGAGGGTTTAAAAATTATTGACCAGCATAATGCTCATGAGAGAATCTTGTATGAGAAGCTTTATAAAGAATATGATGAAAAAAATACAGCAACCCAATCTTTATTAATACCGGTAAAAATTGAACTTACCGCAGAAGAAAAACAGCTTGTAGATGAATACAAGCAATCATTTCAAGAATTAGGTATAGATTTCAGTGAATTTGGTAAAAATACTATTTTAATTCAGGAAGTTCCTGTTTTACTGAAAAACAAATCAACAAGAAATATCATAGAAGAGTTAATTGCAGAACTGGCTGAAGAAGGCAAAACTAAGTCTGCTGCTGAAATGCAAAAAACTATGATAGAATATTTAGCCTGTAGAACTGCTGTTAAAGCAGGTCAACCTCTAAATAATCAAGAAAGCTTAAGAATAATTAAAGAATTATTTGAATCTGAAAATCCCTATCGCTGTCCTCATAGTAGGCCAGTAATGATCAATATAAGTCGAGAAGAAATTGAAAAAGGAATTGGTAGATAA